In one Nocardia tengchongensis genomic region, the following are encoded:
- a CDS encoding mago-binding domain-containing protein, translating to MRAKSTHNLPTDSTLLRNWRRWESGESRPDDFYAPIIAAAFDTVTAAFFPKTRPNRDDEMLSATGLDTLEFIGRLRMSDVSASTLDAIRITADRLCSDYPCADPHELHAEGTAWLRRITSLLDGRLTLAQHREVLVLAGWVALLVGCVDYDLGWRTAAEATRRAALSLGQEADHAEIVGWGAEMAAWFALTQANYRGAIDSAEAAQPTTGRLGVGVQLAAQRAKAWARIGDRREVEKALTQGRSILDAIEHPANLENHFVVDPQKFDFYAMDCCRVAGDDRLAETYARQVIATSTRPDGSVRKPMRVSEAHLTLAVVAVRDRNLELALDEGLRAFTGKRRSLPSLLWVAGETAREMIARFPGDPRTRTYLDQLRSLAAS from the coding sequence ATGCGCGCCAAGTCGACTCACAATCTCCCCACCGACAGCACACTGTTGCGTAACTGGCGGCGCTGGGAATCCGGGGAATCCCGGCCCGACGATTTCTACGCCCCGATCATCGCGGCCGCTTTCGACACGGTGACGGCGGCTTTCTTCCCCAAGACCCGGCCGAATCGGGATGACGAGATGCTCTCGGCGACCGGACTGGACACCCTGGAATTCATTGGGCGGCTACGGATGTCCGATGTGTCGGCTTCCACGCTCGACGCCATCCGCATCACCGCCGACCGGTTGTGCTCGGACTACCCGTGCGCCGATCCACACGAACTACATGCCGAGGGCACGGCGTGGCTGCGTCGCATCACCTCGCTACTGGACGGCCGGTTGACCCTGGCCCAGCATCGAGAAGTGCTGGTACTGGCCGGATGGGTCGCCCTGCTGGTCGGCTGCGTCGACTACGACCTGGGCTGGCGGACCGCGGCCGAGGCCACCCGGCGCGCCGCGCTATCACTGGGCCAGGAGGCCGACCACGCCGAAATCGTCGGCTGGGGAGCCGAAATGGCCGCCTGGTTCGCCCTCACCCAGGCCAACTACCGGGGCGCGATCGACAGCGCCGAGGCCGCGCAGCCCACCACCGGCCGACTGGGCGTCGGGGTCCAACTCGCCGCCCAGCGCGCCAAGGCCTGGGCCCGGATCGGCGATCGCCGCGAGGTGGAAAAGGCGCTCACCCAGGGCCGTTCGATCCTCGACGCGATCGAGCACCCGGCCAATCTGGAGAACCATTTCGTGGTGGACCCGCAGAAGTTCGACTTCTACGCCATGGACTGCTGCCGGGTGGCCGGTGACGACCGGCTCGCGGAAACCTATGCCCGCCAGGTGATAGCGACCTCGACCCGGCCCGACGGCAGTGTCCGCAAACCCATGCGGGTGTCGGAGGCGCACCTGACGCTGGCGGTGGTCGCGGTGCGCGATCGCAATCTGGAGCTCGCCCTGGACGAAGGCCTGCGCGCTTTCACCGGCAAGCGGCGCTCGCTGCCGTCGCTGCTGTGGGTCGCGGGCGAGACCGCCCGGGAGATGATCGCGCGCTTCCCCGGGGATCCGCGCACCCGAACCTATCTCGACCAACTCCGTTCCCTCGCCGCGAGCTGA